A genomic stretch from Arthrobacter sp. KBS0702 includes:
- the rpmB gene encoding 50S ribosomal protein L28, protein MAAHCQVTGAEPGFGHSISHSHRRNKRRFDPNIQKKRYWVPSLRRNVTLQVSARGIKTIDVRGIDVVVAAILARGVKL, encoded by the coding sequence ATGGCAGCACACTGCCAGGTGACCGGAGCCGAGCCGGGCTTTGGACACAGCATTTCGCACTCGCACCGCCGCAACAAGCGCCGGTTCGACCCGAACATCCAGAAGAAGCGCTACTGGGTTCCGTCCCTGCGCCGGAATGTCACCCTGCAGGTCTCTGCACGTGGCATCAAGACCATCGACGTGCGCGGCATTGACGTAGTCGTCGCCGCCATCCTGGCACGAGGAGT